ATGATTGATAACCTGTCCAAAAGTGAGCTGTTTACCCGAGCCTCGCTGCTTATTAAGTACGGATTTCGAACGACCATTATCGCGCTCGATACTGGTTTGCCAATCCACATTATCAGAAGGCTTCACAAAGAAGTGACGGGCAAGTCACCTTGTCCTGGTCAATTGCCAGAATCTGATGCCATCGTTAAAAGCAGAAGAGCCCTAGTTGAAGGCTCCCTGCTGATGGCGCTTTATGTCAATATTGGTGGTGATAATGTCTACAAGCAATTAAATATTGATGCTTTGATGAAAGCTTACGATGCGTACTTGGTTGCAAGGGAAGAAGCAGATCTTCCAGCTGAGATCCCCTGGAAAAAACTAACCATCAATGAAGGTTGGGTTTTAGCTCGTGATTTAAGATCACAGCTTGCATCCTTACACCGGTGTCGATGCGGTAGTCTGTATTTGACGGTATCTCAACAGCGCATTCAGCTTAAATGTCCTGTGTGCGAGATTATGGCCGAGCAAACCACTAGAGCACTTTTTGAGAACTAACATGCTGATACATGATTTGATTGTGCACCGCCTGTGCACTTGGAGAGTACTAAGATGACAAGCTTACTTAAATCTTTACCAGCACGCTGCTGGGTTATTTCACTGGGGCTTTTTCTGGCGACTTTGGCTGTGGCTCATTTTTTTCCCTCAGAAATATTAACAGCATCTGCCAAGTTAGCGGCTTTGCCATTTCTGTTCTGCACCGTCGTTTTTTTCAGCTACTTGGGATTCAAAGCGACCTGTAACCCCATCGGCCTTATAGCCATCACCACTATGTTTTTAGCAATCGCATATTGGCAAGCGAGTTGGACAATTGTTGGTTTGGGACTCTTTTTCATAGTTATTTGTACTGGAATTAGATTCTTGAGCAGCCAAGTTAAAGATTCGGGTAGAACTTTGAGCATTGAAGAAAAATGGTATTGGTATAAGCTCCATTCGTTTTTTGATGGCTTTTATCCAAGGTATCCCAAAAAGCCAAAAAAATAGCCAGCCCACCACAAGCTGGCTACCTTCTATTTTCAGTTCCTTCCTGATGCCTGGTTATAGGCCCTAATATCGATCAAGTTGTTCTGAGCATAATCTCCCGCAAGGGATGCATTTGAGATCACCGCTATCTGCTTATCCACAAATGCTTTATCTTCTTCGGACACACTGTCAGGGATGTAACCGCCACTCTCATCCTTTTGACGATAGTCATTTAGCATTTGCTCCCTTAGACCAAGCATTTCAGGCGACCAACTCGATGAGTCTTCAGAGTTGAAAACGCGCCCCGCCAAACCTTCATTGAAAGCTTGAGCGAACACTTGACTTTGTATCGGAGTCAATCCCATTCTCTGCCCTTCGCTGTATGCTTCCTGTTTAAAATCATCGGCGTACTGTTCTAAGAACTCACCATACCGATTGTTAACTGCCGCACCAAATGCCCCCGCCAACATGGCTTCAGACTTAGTGCCCCAGTTTACTTCGGAGGCATACTGCGAACTCGATCCACTGTATGCATCATTAAACGCCGTCAATGGATTTTCCAAAGAGGTTCCGGCATCAACGGCGGCTTTTAAGCCATCCCAGGTTGATTTGCTGGCCACCGTTGCATTGTGCAAGAAACCTCGTGAGCCAGGATCTTCAAGCGCTTGTTCTTTGTAACTCTCATAGTCTTCGCCAAAGTGATTCAAGGTATGCAGTGCTGCATCAGTATGCTTGCCACTGAAATCACCAATAGCACTGGCGCTGTTGAAGAACATTTCAGCACCAGAAACTCCGCTATCATCAGCCATAATGCGTGATCGCCACTGAGATCCAGCCTCACTGTTTAGTCCTGATTGATAGGTACTTGTGTCAGAAGCTACGGCCTGCTGAGCTTGCTGCTGATGCTCATTCAACTGTCCATCTATACCAAACAGATTGGTTTGGTAAGCCGATTGAGCTGCGTTGAACTGAGTTTGAACTGTTGCTGCATCCTCGTATCCGCCCAATACACCCGATTCAACTTGGCTTTGAGTACCACCAAAAGTAGGTGCAGTTGATGACAAGCCTTCATTTGAGCGCGGCTGTATCGAGCGTAAATCAGCTCCGGTAGCCATGGCCATAACCGTCATTGCAGCTTGATAATCATTGTCGCGTTCAGCGGGCGTTGAAGAGTTGCTATAGGTTAAAGACTCCATAGCTGCGGCCACATACGCCTGATTATCCTCAGGTAACAAGCGCTGATACATTGGAAGGTTTTCACGTAAACGGTTACCTGCTTCAACATGCTGGTTCATATAGCGACCTAAATAATCCATGACTTCAGGATTGTCCGCCGCTAATCGGGTTAACGTCGCACCATCAGTATTTCTTTGTCCTGATAGACTGTAGCTGGCCTGATCAAGCTCACTAAAGCGATTTGATGCCGTGACAACGTCTTGTGCTGAACTCTGAAGTGACTGATAGTCTTGGTTAGACAAGGACATCTCAAAGCCAGAACGTCTTGAGTCTGAAAGGTCCTTAACCATTGCATCGCGATACTCAGCACGTCGTGAATCACTCGATGCCAAGCTTTGCATCTCCCCAGTGAGCGTATTTGCGGTCGTAGATCGAGAACTGCCTTCTGACGACTCAACTTGGCCACTAAAGTTACCACCTAAATCCAGCCCTGCTCGTACCCTTGATAGTTTTGGTACACGAGATGAGTCTGGCTTATCGACTCCTGGCAAGTTGCCCTGTGGAGAATCATTGCCGCCAGTACCAAGAAGCCTTCCAAGAAAGCCCTTATCAGCAACTTCTTTCTCACCGGGATTAGTAATGGTTCCATCGCCACCGACCCTTAGGCCTCCCGATAGCACGCCCGATACCAAGCCACGTACAGCATCTTTTTTATCGTCTCCAAAACCATACCGAGTTTGCAGGTCATCAGTAACCTGATTAACAACGGCGCTAGATGCGGAGTTAGAAGAACCAATCTGACGTCCAACCGAAGACAGGTTGTCGTAACTTAGCTTTTCACCAAAAGTTCGACTCATGGTATTGCCAACCTGACGACTAAAGGCTTGGGTTGCCTGAGTCATGGATTCTTTTGCAGAGCCGACCATTGAACCCACCGCATTTCCGACAGAGAAACTGCTAAGTAGGTTTGACGCGCCGGTCATAGCAGAACCAGTGAGGGCTGAATTTTGGAACATTGACTGTGATTGCATCACCGGGGCATTTTTCGCGACATCTGGACTTGCCATCTTTTCATCAATTGCATCACCGTTTTGAAGACGTCCAGCCAAGTGGGTAGCGGTTATTGCTGAGCCATACACGAGCATGAGCGAAATCGCCGGAACACTCGACGCCAACATGCCGCCAGTAGCTATCCAGGTTTGCAGCACTGAATCCATCTGCATCATCCCAGCAAAAGATGGCACTTCTGTACCTGCAAAGGCATCAAGAGCCGACATTTTCCCTGCAACGGTTAAATGAATATACAGGTTAATGATGGCCATGACAGGCATCCAAAGTTGAATCCAAAGCAGGATTAACAAGTACTTCCCGGCCATTCGCATCCCGATTTGGCCAAGGGCAATCACAAAGGCCATCAATGGGGTGATGGCGTAAATGAAACCCTCAAAAAACGTCATCATCGGACGAACGATACTTTGGAACAGGGTCTGCTCCGCCGCCCATTGCGTATTGCGCTGCTCAATCGCTTGGTTAACCATCACGGCAGCGGTGAAAGCTTGATCATCCATATACTTGCCCGTCACGCTTTGCTCATAAATAGGCAAAAGCACCGACGAGGTCATGTACTCTTGGGTGTTAACCGAGGCCAAACCAAGATTATTCAGTGCATTTCGGATCACGTCATCAGTGTCCGTTGCTGACGAAGTCCCCAATGAGGCCGACAGAACCTGTTTAAGCCTTGGAATGAAGGTTGATTCTGTCATGAGTTTCAGCTGGCTATAGGCATCGGTGCAGTCCAGATCGCTACTGCTACCACTGAGCATGATGCGCGTGCCATAAATGCGCGAATCAAACCTAAGCGCAGTCATCGGGTTAGGATCACTCAGCACCTGATCGAGGTTCTTTTGGCCAATGTCGATACCAATCAAGGTGCACTCTTTGATGTAGTTAAACCACGATTGCTCTATGTCCGAACCGCCGACACGATTTGCATCACCCAACCCAGAGCGATCCATCACCTGTTTTCTCACTTTAATCAGTGACTGTAAACTGGATGCAAAGCCGTATTCCGTCATCGCGGGAGTTGAGAACGCCGTTTCAAACAATCGCGTGATTTGAAAGCCAACTGTAGAAATCGTACTGCCTGCGGCAGCAACACCGATGGGCACATTATCAACCACTCGAACTTGTCCCGTGTACGCATCCTCAATGCTCACTCGAGTACTGGGTCCAAACATGGTTGCAAAGACTAGCCATGAGACTAAAACGTGCTGAAAGTTAATCCCACGACCACCTTGCATTAAGGCCTGAACAGAGACCATCAATACCCCAATGAGCAAGCCAATCCGAACCATTGAAGTAAAGTCGCCTGTACCAGTGATCATCGCGACAGCGTTCAAGACCTGCTCTAAAAATGCCGAATCCCCGATGGAATAGATCTCCCACATTATCTATTCCCCCAGCGCCGTAGATTTAACGGTGTAATAACGCTGTTTGCGAATGGTCTGAATCACCTGGTTAAAATGCGCCAGCAATTCTTGCTCTGAGCCGTATCTTCGCTGCAACGCAGCGTACTCCTCATTGATTTGGCGACGTGCACGTTCAAGGTCTTCCGTTAATAACTTCGCATAGGCATGATCTTCCACACCGGAGGTACTTCTAGCTGCATTGAGCATGTCTTCAACCAATGCTCGGGCCATCTCAACAGCAATAAATGGCGCAGCTCTTGAAGCAAACGACCTAGCAGCCCCTTCATTTAAAGCAGAAAGTGTTCGAATCATGCCGCCAATGCTTGCAGGAGCCGAGGTCATAAAAGCCTTTTCGGTGGTGCTAGCAGCTCCTGTATTTCGAGCAAACTTAAAAATAATGCCGTTACTAGAACCTGTACCAAGAAGTAAATTTTCGACCTGAGTTGATAACCCGGTTAGGGTCACGTTAGTGATTGTCGGATTTAGACAGCCGTCTTGTGTCACTGTGTCACATCGGTACATAGCGACGTTACCGCCATGAATTAGATGCTCAATAGTCACTTTATTGCCATTCAGTCTGGTCAGTTTTGGGGCTTTACCTTGGCCATCAGCGGCATTCGCTAAATCACCAACGATGATCGAGCCCGTCACGGACATAACCGCTTCAAGAAAACGATCATCCCCCGATGCAAACCAGCTTGATGCCGAATGACGTTTCAGTGCTCGCCAGACCAAATTACCTTTAATCGTTTTGTTCACATCAGATGCCGCGACACTTGAAGCATTCTCGTAAGGGTTCTTACCGTTGGATTCACTCCAACTGGTAAAAACGTCTCCAGCCCCTTTAAGTGAGCTCAACATGCTGGCTTCTGTTTGCCCCTTTTTACCAAAAGCAGCCAGGGTATCGTTCACGACTCCCTGAGCCATTTGACAGGAATTGCCGAAATACTCGTTCAACTGCTGGATTTTCTTTTGCAGTGTCTCCATGTGCTGGGAGCATTTCTCACACATAGCACTGAGCGCCAATTGGAATGCATATCCCTTGGCGTTTGCAGCAACAGAGCGAAGTAATTGAACAAACTGATCCGCGTTAACAAATGACAAACTTCCAGCGAACATATCAATGCCGCCACAACCGGCTTGGAATGACGGTGGCACCATAGAGACGAGGTTCTCATTCATGATCCTGTTACGAACAACAACACTTCCTCCAGATATAACGCCACGTCGTTGACTCTCGAATACACCAGGCGCAGTGCTGTTGGTCATTGAACCAAACAACTGGTTCATCTCCTGTTGCAAACTTGCTTGGCTCATAGACGAAAAACCAATCGCACAGGCGATTAACGATACTTGAAATACTTTTTTCATCGTTATAACCCTCCTTGTGCACGCAGATAGCGAACAAGGAACTCAGGGTCCTGTAATATCTTTTCGTTAAGCTCTTGGACTGACATCGCGAGTGACACGCCGGGTTGAACAGGCCTGGTGGCATAGTAAGTTTGATCGTCAATCCAACCGGCTTGATGGGCTGCAAGAATGATTCGATTATTGAGCTCATCAAGGCTCATTGCGCCCTGGCCAATCGGAGTGATGACATTAGGCGGGTCTACTAAGAAGACCGCTGGAACAGTCGTAACGGACAACGATTGTGCTTGTCCTGAATCGACTTTGTAATTTGGAAATTCTCCACTAGGTAAAGGCAAGCCATCGACAGCAATAGCAAACACCTCGAAACCGTAGTTCAAAGCCATGGATTCGATGATAGGCGCTTGAGCATGGCAGTAAGGGCAATCCGAACGATAGAAGAAGAACAAACCAGCCCGTTTTGCTACTTCACCTAAAGCAATATCTCGTTGAGAGCCAGCTTCTCGATCCATCCGATTGGCAGCATAAGTAGCCAAGGGTCTGCGACTGATTTCATCCAAAACAGGATCGCCCATGACCACCTGCTGACTAACATCAGCAAATAGTGAGCCCTTATCCATCATGACGCGCTGGAGATACAGATAGGCTCTAACGTTCTCATTCGTCGGCTCATCAATTGCCTTGTCCATGAACGACTGCATGTGCTCTCGGAACCAGGCAGCACTGAAGAGTTTTAGCTCGTCCTTAGTGGGCTCCATGACTCCAGATTCTGGCTTTATTTGCTCTTCAGCCTCCGCTGGTTCAGGAATGACCCGATACCAAAACCAGCCTTCCTGACCACGCTGATAGAATGGACCATCACTGGCATGGGCGGGCAAGATGAATAGAAAGAAAATAATGATTGGGATGGTCACCCACAGGATAAACCAAGGTAACAAAGGGGTTCTCATTGTCAGCTCCAGAAAATTTCATAGAGCTAACATGCTAAAGATCCCCGTTAGAGCGATTGGACAGATAGATGAAGGAATTGTGTGTGTTTCTGACTATAGGGAACTGTCAACCCAACTCAGCTGACTTGTCACTATCTCGATAATGCCTATGATATAAAACTGACACCCAACTCAATAAACAATCTCGACTTCAAAACAATGACATTTCGTTGATCAATGGCCTTTCTCCACAAAAAACGTCACCGATTAAAAACCTTAGAATAAAGGGCATTAATAAAAATGCTGCACTGCTCTTTCATTTTCCTGTTAAAATCAATATACGTATCTTCAGGTATTTTTAGAAAAAGAACATGGAACGGTATCTCTTGTCCTTGCTGCTGAATAATATCTGAAATCACACCCTGTGTTTTTTCAAGGTTAAGTGAAGCCCATCGTTCTTCTGATATAGGGTAAATAAATCCACATCCCTTGATTGCGGCAACATTTCCATGCTGCCCTATGTAAGTATGTAGCTGAAAAAGATCTTCACGCTTCACCCCAAATTGTGAATCAAATGCTTTATACTTCACATCAAATACGAATAAACTCTCATCGATTTCTATAACAAGATCAGGTTCAAGTTTTCTCATATAACCACTGAGAGCACCAGATGCTATTTGCTGACGTTGCTCGAACTTACCTAGCAGGCGTAGCCCATCTCGCTTGATGAGCTTACGAATGAAATATTCAAACAACATCGAAATATCGAAAAAGAAAGCACTCGAATCCTGCTGCGAATCAAAATCAGAGCCCTTCCTGTCAATGACTTGCTTAGATAAGTCAATGAGCACGTTATAATCATTGTAGAAAGGGTTGGTGAAATGAGAAGTCCTCAAAATTTCTTGCTGTGACCTTTTAATCCCCTGATTGGCAGTCAGAAATGCACTATAGATATTTCGTGTTTGGTGACAAAATGAGTAATGTGCAACTGCTTCATAAGCTTTTATAAAAAGTGAAGTTGCAGGGCTGTCGTAGCTGTGCTCTCGGTACGAGCATAAATATTTTCCAGATGATTTATTCTGGAAATAATCTGTAGCATTTATAGTTCCCCTTACGCGGGAAATACGATCATTTCTTGTAATATAAGTCTTTGGCAAGCCTAGGCGGTAGGCTCTCTTAAACTTAATGTTCCACAGATATGCTAAAAGCCACTCGTAACCGTCTGCGTGACTTTCTCCTCCAATGTTTTCTAATTCGAGAAATCCATCGGCATCTGCAATGATGTATTGAAGGAAAGCATCACCAAAACGTGAGCTGATCTTCAGAGAGTAATCTCCTCGCTTAACAAATCCGATTAGATTGCCCGTGTCGAGATTAAAATTTCTGGCATCCGTACCAGAGACACCGATGAAACCGCCATCTGTATTGTGTTCGTAATCTTCATCATTGAAGAGTATTAAAGCATCGGAAATATTATCATTCAGCGTTTTTTCGACATCACGAGATACCGAATTCAAAAAGTGCCAAATTGCAGACTCGTCGTTATGAGGATAGGTCCATTGTCCTTTTGATTTGGCACTAAGGGTTATCGACTTACCTAAACGTCTATTTGTCAAAATGCCTTCGCTGACAAAATAGGACTGGTTATCGACCAGTGTGCCGTTCTTAATGATATCGAAAAGCCACACAGTTTAAACCCCAAATGCCTTTCCGAAGGAGCTAATCAGCTCAGTCTCCTTACCTGTTCCACGAAGATACTCCTGTAATAACGGACGAATACAATCATCCCATACACGCTCTCGCACCTCCGAAACTGTAAGGCTGGTTGCATACTTTAAGTCCATCAAATAGGCATGACCAATTTGGTAATCATTACCAAGCAAAGGTTCTTTAGCTATCAATTCATTCAAGCGTTCAAGGTTATCCACCAAGGGCAGCCAAGCTTTGCAAAATTGGTTCAAATGGTATTTCAATAGCGCCATATCAGGCACCACTTCTTCCCAACGGAATCTTCGACGCAAAGCAAAGTCAAAACTTTCGACACTTCTGTCTATCGTGTTCATCGTTCCAATAAGATAGATGTTTGTTGGAATGAAGAACAAATACCCTTGTGCCTCCTTAAGCATACCAGTATGTTCATTGTTCAGATTGGAATATTGGGTTTTAACGCAACCTCTAGTACCTCGGTATTCCAGACAGTACATTAACTCACCAAAAACGCGAGACAACTCAGCCCGGTTTACCTCATCAATTATGAAGAAAAATGGTGGTACTGCTTCCGATACAAGCTTGGATATATCTGATATTTCGAAAATATCCTGCCAATGCTCGCCTGATAATTTTTCTCTAAACGGGAGAAGTTCCTTGATAGTAAGAGACTCCCACCTCTGAGTAAGTCCAAGCCCATATAAATCGATTTCCCACTTACCAGCGCTTCGGCAAAACTCTTTAAAAACACCATTTTGCAACGTTAATTGAGAGTTCCCATCATTGTCCAAAACCGGACGTAGCCCTTCCATAAAGTCTTCATAACTGAAAGAAGGATGAAATTGAACCAACTCAATCTGACTTGCATGTGTGAGACGGCTGTAGGGAGCAAATTCCTCTTTCCAGATGTCAAACAAAAGCGAAGTTTGCAGGCGTGCTTGATAAGTTTTCCCTGTCCCCGGCGCACCGTATTTAACAATCTGCTTCTTTAAACTGAATGGGTTTGACAAATTCTCGTAAAGCACCCAAACAAACTGACTAAGATAAAACTCATCAGTTTTACCTTCCCTAAGCTCATTATCAAACTCGCTTTTGATGCTCTTTAATAGAAAAATGTTTTTAGCAAACCAGCTTTGATTTTCTTCTGCTGGGTATACTGGAATTATCCCTTCGCGTATAAGCCAACTAAAAACCTGATTGAATTTACCGGAATCAACCGTTGTGGAGACTTCGAGCGTACAAGCTGCTGCCACTCGATTAACGAGAACAGGGTTGTTGGATTTACCTTGGTTAGCCCACGTATCAGCAAAAACCGTGAAGTTTTCACTGTTTGGAATCAATATAAATTGTTCTAATGCGGATATGAAATCCTTGTTTTTAATGAATGACTGGAAATTGTCATTGCTCAACACAGACTGTCCGCGAGAAGCGATACCGTTACTCTTCTCATAGATTAACTGCTTCAGAAAAGCTTCATCATTTTGAGACAAGCCTTCTCCAGATGTGATTCGCTCACGGATTTGAGCGACCTGACTGTAAAAGTCTCGATAGGCTTTGTGCCATCCATTGACTTCATGCTTCCTGTTCTCAATAAGATATTTATATAGGTTTTTCAGTCTACTTTTCATTTATTCCCTTGTTACTCGATTACCGGACACACATCTTGAATTCATTTTGAGCTTTTTAGAGAGACTTATTTAGTCTGAAAACAGTAACCAAAGTCTTCATTGCTCCTGACGGAACGACTACAAAATGCAAATCACTGTTACTGTGCCGCCAAATATCAGCTTTGTTACTATATTTTTGGTTCTTATGAAGTGTTACCTTTTCAGGCAAAATTGCTTTTGTCAATGATGAGCTAAATAACTTTGAAATCAAAGCCTTCCAAGGATGCTTTGGCACACCATCAGAAAGCCGTTCCATGAATCTTTCAAGCGCGTGACGAGTCACCACGACAGGTCCAATGTTCGGAACATTTATTACTTCATCGATGTCTCTCACTGTAGCATTATCGACGCTGTATTCTTCGAAGGAATGTGAGAGCCAATCGTCCCGCTTCTCTACCGAGATCTGTGCTTCCTGGTATCGAGTGAGCAAAAACCTAGTCAGGCTGTAAAGTGAATGCTGAGTTGAGCGTTGTTTCTGTAACTTTTTGATAGCTCCTTTACTGACCCGGATTTGAAGCCCATTACCGCTTCGGTTACTCCCCATCACCTCTTTCACTGACAGTAGGTGATGAATCGCATAGAGCTCAGCTGCAATTGGCTTTTGCTGCTCAGCTAGCTTGTCGTATTGCTCACCTAAATTGACCCTTAGTTCGCCTCCTCTTCGAAGGCCGGTCTTCCAGTAAACCGTAAACTCACCATCAATCTGCTTTGTTAACAGGGTTAATACCATCATGTTTGTTTCTCCTATTGGTTATCTATTTTTCATTCTCCAAGTTTTTTCAAATATGCAAGGCGCAAAAAAGGGGCCGAAGCCCCTTGGATCAGATATGAACTTTCGGAAAGCCCATGGCACCGTAAACATTCAGCACATCATTCCAATCCCAACTTTTCACGCCGAGTGACGTTGGTATCGGAGGGATCAACACTTGTGTCAGAATGCCTTTCTGCCAGGCCTTTTTCTTGAGTTCATTCGCTGCATTCAGGCCTGTCTCAGAGAGATCGTGGTCTGCCCAGATGTACAGCATTTTCACATTACTTGGTGTTTCGAACCTAGCCAGTAGCGTTGCATTTACAACCGACCAACATGTTTGCCCCGTTGCTCTGGTAACCGCTAAAGCTGTTTCGATGCCTTCAGACACACCTAATACCTCACCAGGTTCACCTATCGGAATGGCACCACCAGTGATTGTTCTGTCACTGGGTATCGGCATCATCTTTTTAGGCTTTTCGACCGGTGCTTTGAATCCATCTTCACTTAGGTAGATCCGATGGAACGTGGCCGAACGCCCTTGCTGCGTGACGATTTTACCTAGCAGCGCTGGGTAGCTATCGATAAACAGACCATCTTCATCATGGTAAGGCAAGTTTGGATGAAACCTCAGCACCGAATCCCATTCAGGACGAAGCCGCGTAACAATGCCACGACGATGCAAGTAGTTCCAAACAGGTTGCGCACGAGTATCAGCAAGGGATAACGTTTCTCCCCAGGTCTGATTCAAGCGATGGATAATCGCTTTGTCCTCGTCCTGCTTTCTAGCCCTCCAATCAACAGCGTTACTCGGTATTACCCGAGTTGGTACTTGTCCGGGTTGAATACCTAGAACTTGACCGATTGCTTCAATAGACTGAGCAAAGTTCCATCCATTAATCCAAGACAACAGTTCAAAACCATCATGAAAGATACCGCAGGTGTTACAAACGCCACCTCCGGTATATTCAGCATCTTTGAACAGCCTAAAGCCATCACGACCGCCATGAACAGGACAAGCCACATGACGGCCTTTTCGAGCAATAGCGGCATCGAGTTCTGGCACCAATGCCGCCAAGACTTGAAGCCATTGGCCATTAAGATATGGCCTTACTGTTTCAATCTGTAAAGGTAACGCCATATAACCTCCTTAAGTAAAATGCCGACTCCTACCACTGGTGGTAAAAGTCAGCTTGGGTCCTGCATTAGCCGTTCGGTTAATACAGGATCGTTAGTCAAGCTGGATACCGTGTCGTCTTAATAGCCACATGATGGAATCACGAAGCACATCAGGATCGACAACCGCAGCCATTGCGCAAACACGAAAGCAAAATGGAGCCAATTCGTCATTTTGGATCCACGACAACACATCCTTTCGCAATCGAGTACTGACACGACCGTCCAGCAATACTCGGATCGCATCCAATAGAATGCCTTCGCGTAACTGCCAGATTTCCGTGTCAGACCAAGTGACTGGGGCATCATCAAACTCAAATAGAAATTCGAGCTGTGATGACGTGTGTTGATAGGACTGCTTTTGTGATGAAGGAGAATGGGCAATGCGCCCATTCATTAAAGATAACCGCGTTCGGCAAGCGAAACGCAGCCCTCGGATGCGACCACGACATGGTCAAGCGTTCGAATATCAACAAGTGACAAGGCGTCACGGAGTCGATGAGTTATGCGTTTATCAGCTTCACTGGGCTCAGGATCACCCGATGGATGGTTATGAACCAGTATCACTGCTGCCGCATTAAGCTCTAGCGCACGCTTTGTTACTTCCCTTGGATACACGCTCGCCGCATCTAAAG
This genomic interval from Idiomarinaceae bacterium HL-53 contains the following:
- a CDS encoding 5-methylcytosine-specific restriction enzyme B, whose translation is MKSRLKNLYKYLIENRKHEVNGWHKAYRDFYSQVAQIRERITSGEGLSQNDEAFLKQLIYEKSNGIASRGQSVLSNDNFQSFIKNKDFISALEQFILIPNSENFTVFADTWANQGKSNNPVLVNRVAAACTLEVSTTVDSGKFNQVFSWLIREGIIPVYPAEENQSWFAKNIFLLKSIKSEFDNELREGKTDEFYLSQFVWVLYENLSNPFSLKKQIVKYGAPGTGKTYQARLQTSLLFDIWKEEFAPYSRLTHASQIELVQFHPSFSYEDFMEGLRPVLDNDGNSQLTLQNGVFKEFCRSAGKWEIDLYGLGLTQRWESLTIKELLPFREKLSGEHWQDIFEISDISKLVSEAVPPFFFIIDEVNRAELSRVFGELMYCLEYRGTRGCVKTQYSNLNNEHTGMLKEAQGYLFFIPTNIYLIGTMNTIDRSVESFDFALRRRFRWEEVVPDMALLKYHLNQFCKAWLPLVDNLERLNELIAKEPLLGNDYQIGHAYLMDLKYATSLTVSEVRERVWDDCIRPLLQEYLRGTGKETELISSFGKAFGV
- a CDS encoding Uncharacterized domain associated with phage/plasmid primase yields the protein MALPLQIETVRPYLNGQWLQVLAALVPELDAAIARKGRHVACPVHGGRDGFRLFKDAEYTGGGVCNTCGIFHDGFELLSWINGWNFAQSIEAIGQVLGIQPGQVPTRVIPSNAVDWRARKQDEDKAIIHRLNQTWGETLSLADTRAQPVWNYLHRRGIVTRLRPEWDSVLRFHPNLPYHDEDGLFIDSYPALLGKIVTQQGRSATFHRIYLSEDGFKAPVEKPKKMMPIPSDRTITGGAIPIGEPGEVLGVSEGIETALAVTRATGQTCWSVVNATLLARFETPSNVKMLYIWADHDLSETGLNAANELKKKAWQKGILTQVLIPPIPTSLGVKSWDWNDVLNVYGAMGFPKVHI